In Aegilops tauschii subsp. strangulata cultivar AL8/78 chromosome 3, Aet v6.0, whole genome shotgun sequence, one genomic interval encodes:
- the LOC109769965 gene encoding phosphatidylinositol transfer protein CSR1 isoform X2 — protein MTLRRFLRARDHDVGKASAMLLKFVAWRREAVPGGVGGVMPADLVRTELSQDKARMGGVDRAGRPVLLVFPAKHFSADRDMAEHKRLVVYLLDRISARIPRGQDKFMCIVDLKGWGYANSDVRAYIAAIEIMQGYYPERLGKALMVHVPYIFMKAWKMVYPFIDTNTRDKFVFVDDKNLEETLRREMDESQVPEMYGGKLPTVPLTDD, from the exons ATGACGCTGCGGAGGTTCCTGCGCGCGCGCGACCACGACGTGGGCAAGGCCTCGGCGATGCTGCTCAAGTTCGTGGCGTGGAGGCGGGAGGCCGTgccgggcggcgtcggcggcgtgATGCCGGCCGATCTGGTGCGGACGGAGCTGTCGCAGGACAAGGCCCGCATGGGCGGCGTCGACCGCGCCGGCCGCCCCGTCCTGCTCGTCTTCCCCGCCAAGCACTTCTCCGCCGACCGCGACATGGCGGAGCACAAGC GACTAGTTGTGTACCTGCTGGACAGGATCAGTGCCAGGATCCCGAGGGGGCAGGACAAGTTCATGTGCATCGTGGACCTGAAAGGGTGGGGGTACGCCAACTCGGACGTGCGCGCCTACATCGCGGCCATCGAGATCATGCAGGGCTACTACCCGGAGCGGCTGGGCAAGGCGCTCATGGTCCACGTGCCCTACATCTTCATGAAGGCCTGGAAGATGGTGTACCCCTTCATCGACACCAACACCAGGGACAAG TTCGTGTTCGTGGATGACAAGAACTTGGAGGAGACTCTGCGGCGGGAGATGGACGAGAGCCAGGTGCCGGAGATGTACGGCGGGAAGCTGCCCACTGTCCCCCTCACCGACGACTAG